In the genome of Lonchura striata isolate bLonStr1 chromosome 22, bLonStr1.mat, whole genome shotgun sequence, one region contains:
- the UAP1L1 gene encoding UDP-N-acetylhexosamine pyrophosphorylase-like protein 1 isoform X2, translated as MDPPEEVRVRLERCGQGHLLRFWAELNTAQRGALLAALPPGLGEHCRLAAAAGARQRGPHERLDGRMEPLPPELLGSVRRSGPAALQRWEAEGLHQISQNKVAVLLLAGGQGTRLGVSYPKGMYNVGLPSGKNLYQIQAERIRKVEQLAGKRHHCKCVIPWYIMTSEFTLGPTEEFFVQHNYFNLDRCNIVMFEQRMLPAVTFDGKAILEEKGKIAMAPDGNGGLYRALMDNKILDDMKQRGIQYVHVYCVDNILVKMADPVFIGFCISKGADCGAKVVEKAYPTEPVGVVCCVDGVYQVVEYSEISPETAQQQCPEGGLMFSAGNICNHFFTVEFLEIVGQKWESELKHHVAIKKVPYIDKEGNLVKPLKPNGIKLEKFVFDVFQFSKNFVAFEVLREEEFSPLKNADTADKDTPTTARQALLAQHYRWALKAGARFVDENGCRIPEKLSVSGTEDPPAVCEISPLVSYFGEGLEVYMKNKEFPSPFVLDENKVEMLENS; from the exons ATGGACCCTCCCGAGGAGGTGCGGGTGCGGCTGGAGCGGTGCGGACAGGGCCATCTGCTGCGGTTCTGGGCCGAGCTGAACACGGCACAGCGCGGAGCGCTGCTGGCGGCACTGCCGCCGGGGCTGGGCGAGCACTGCCGGCtagcggcggcggccggggcccGCCAGCGCGGCCCGCACGAGCGCCTGGACGGCCGGATGGAGCCGCTCCCCCCCGAGCTGCTGGGCAGCGTCCGCCgcagcggccccgccgcgctaCAGCGCTGGGAGGCGGAAG GTTTACATCAGATTTCACAGAACAAGGTGGCAGTGCTACTCCTAGCTGGAGGACAAGGAACCCGCCTGGGAGTCAGCTATCCCAAGGGCATGTACAACGTGGGGTTGCCCAGTGGCAAGAACTTGTATCAGATCCAAGCAGAAAGAATTCGCAAAGTGGAGCAGCTTGCTGGGAAAAGACACCACTGCAAGTGTGTCATTCCCTG GTACATCATGACAAGTGAGTTCACACTGGGGCCAACAGAAGAGTTTTTTGTACAACACAACTACTTCAACTTGGATAGATGCAACATTGTCATGTTTGAACAGAGAATGCTGCCTGCTGTCACCTTTGATGGGAAGGCCATCTtggaggagaaggggaaaattGCCATGGCTCCAG ATGGAAATGGTGGCTTATACCGTGCTTTGATGGATAATAAGATCTTGGATGATATGAAGCAGCGTGGAATCCAGTATGTCCACGTATATTGTGTGGACAATATCCTCGTGAAAATGGCAGATCCAGTCTTCATAGGTTTCTGTATTTCCAAAGGGGCAGACTGCGGTGCAAAG GTAGTGGAGAAGGCCTACCCCACGGAACCTGTTGGGGTGGTGTGCTGTGTGGATGGAGTGTACCAGGTCGTGGAGTACAGCGAGATCAGCCCGGAgactgcacagcagcagtgccctgagGGGGGACTGATGTTCAGTGCTGGCAACATCTGTAACCACTTCTTCACTGTTGAGTTCCTGGAAATAGTGGGCCA GAAATGGGAGTCAGAGCTGAAGCATCATGTAGCCATAAAGAAGGTGCCCTACATTGACAAGGAGGGAAATCTGGTAAAACCACTAAAACCAAACGGGATAAAGCTGGAGAAGTTTGTGTTTGATGTGTTCCAGTTCTCTAA GAATTTTGTGGCATTTGAAGTTCTGAGAGAAGAGGAATTCTCGCCACTAAAAAATGCAGACACAGCTGACAAAGATACTCCTACCACTGCTCGGCAAGCCCTCCTGGCCCAGCATTACCGCTGGGCTCTCAAGGCTGGAGCCAGATTTGTGGATGAAAATGGTTGCAGGATACCAGAAAAACTCAG TGTCTCAGGAACTGAAGATCCTCCGGCTGTGTGTGAGATTTCTCCATTAGTGTCTTATTTTGGAGAG GGTCTGGAGGTGTACATGAAGAACAAAGAATTCCCTTCTCCCTTTGTACTCGATGAAAACAAAGTGGAAATGCTGGAAAATTCTTGA
- the UAP1L1 gene encoding UDP-N-acetylhexosamine pyrophosphorylase-like protein 1 isoform X1, with amino-acid sequence MDPPEEVRVRLERCGQGHLLRFWAELNTAQRGALLAALPPGLGEHCRLAAAAGARQRGPHERLDGRMEPLPPELLGSVRRSGPAALQRWEAEGLHQISQNKVAVLLLAGGQGTRLGVSYPKGMYNVGLPSGKNLYQIQAERIRKVEQLAGKRHHCKCVIPWYIMTSEFTLGPTEEFFVQHNYFNLDRCNIVMFEQRMLPAVTFDGKAILEEKGKIAMAPDGNGGLYRALMDNKILDDMKQRGIQYVHVYCVDNILVKMADPVFIGFCISKGADCGAKVVEKAYPTEPVGVVCCVDGVYQVVEYSEISPETAQQQCPEGGLMFSAGNICNHFFTVEFLEIVGQKWESELKHHVAIKKVPYIDKEGNLVKPLKPNGIKLEKFVFDVFQFSKNFVAFEVLREEEFSPLKNADTADKDTPTTARQALLAQHYRWALKAGARFVDENGCRIPEKLSVSGTEDPPAVCEISPLVSYFGEVRISMEAFLRVCRYASDFLPNTGSFFSLGLLRNGKIKETGTWALCYHNVVSL; translated from the exons ATGGACCCTCCCGAGGAGGTGCGGGTGCGGCTGGAGCGGTGCGGACAGGGCCATCTGCTGCGGTTCTGGGCCGAGCTGAACACGGCACAGCGCGGAGCGCTGCTGGCGGCACTGCCGCCGGGGCTGGGCGAGCACTGCCGGCtagcggcggcggccggggcccGCCAGCGCGGCCCGCACGAGCGCCTGGACGGCCGGATGGAGCCGCTCCCCCCCGAGCTGCTGGGCAGCGTCCGCCgcagcggccccgccgcgctaCAGCGCTGGGAGGCGGAAG GTTTACATCAGATTTCACAGAACAAGGTGGCAGTGCTACTCCTAGCTGGAGGACAAGGAACCCGCCTGGGAGTCAGCTATCCCAAGGGCATGTACAACGTGGGGTTGCCCAGTGGCAAGAACTTGTATCAGATCCAAGCAGAAAGAATTCGCAAAGTGGAGCAGCTTGCTGGGAAAAGACACCACTGCAAGTGTGTCATTCCCTG GTACATCATGACAAGTGAGTTCACACTGGGGCCAACAGAAGAGTTTTTTGTACAACACAACTACTTCAACTTGGATAGATGCAACATTGTCATGTTTGAACAGAGAATGCTGCCTGCTGTCACCTTTGATGGGAAGGCCATCTtggaggagaaggggaaaattGCCATGGCTCCAG ATGGAAATGGTGGCTTATACCGTGCTTTGATGGATAATAAGATCTTGGATGATATGAAGCAGCGTGGAATCCAGTATGTCCACGTATATTGTGTGGACAATATCCTCGTGAAAATGGCAGATCCAGTCTTCATAGGTTTCTGTATTTCCAAAGGGGCAGACTGCGGTGCAAAG GTAGTGGAGAAGGCCTACCCCACGGAACCTGTTGGGGTGGTGTGCTGTGTGGATGGAGTGTACCAGGTCGTGGAGTACAGCGAGATCAGCCCGGAgactgcacagcagcagtgccctgagGGGGGACTGATGTTCAGTGCTGGCAACATCTGTAACCACTTCTTCACTGTTGAGTTCCTGGAAATAGTGGGCCA GAAATGGGAGTCAGAGCTGAAGCATCATGTAGCCATAAAGAAGGTGCCCTACATTGACAAGGAGGGAAATCTGGTAAAACCACTAAAACCAAACGGGATAAAGCTGGAGAAGTTTGTGTTTGATGTGTTCCAGTTCTCTAA GAATTTTGTGGCATTTGAAGTTCTGAGAGAAGAGGAATTCTCGCCACTAAAAAATGCAGACACAGCTGACAAAGATACTCCTACCACTGCTCGGCAAGCCCTCCTGGCCCAGCATTACCGCTGGGCTCTCAAGGCTGGAGCCAGATTTGTGGATGAAAATGGTTGCAGGATACCAGAAAAACTCAG TGTCTCAGGAACTGAAGATCCTCCGGCTGTGTGTGAGATTTCTCCATTAGTGTCTTATTTTGGAGAGGTGAGAATATCTATGGAGGCATTTTTAAGAGTGTGCAGGTATGCATCTGACTTCCTTCCAAACACAGGTAGTTTCTTTAGCCTGGGCTTGCTGAGAAATGGTAAGATCAAGGAAACAGGGACTTGGGCTCTGTGTTATCATAATGTGGTTTCATTATGA